GGTTGGCTGGTGACGAACCGCCACGTGGTCCGCGATGCAGCAAAAGTGGACATCCGCATCAGCGGCGGCCAGGTCATCCCGGCCACCGTGGTCGCGCGCGATGCGAAGAACGACCTCGCCCTGCTGAAGGCCGACCTGAAATCGCCCGCATGGCTGCCCATTTCCAAAGGCACCAAGGAAATGGACCTCGGCAACAATGTCTTCACCATCGGCTTCCCGAATCCGGTGATGCAGGGACTGGAGCCGAAATACACCGACGGCCGCGTCAGCAGCCGCGCCGGGATGATGGACGACGAGTCCTTCTACCAGATCTCCGTGCCGGTGCAGCCGGGGAACTCCGGCGGCCCGCTGATCGACTCGGAAAGCGGATGGGCCGTGGGCGTCATCACCCTGAGGCTGGACCACACCTCCGACGGTCGGTCGGCGGACAATGTGAGCTACGCGCTGAAGGCATCCGTCCTCCACGACTTCGTCTCCGGCACGCCGGAAGCCGCTGATTCCGTGAAGGGAGCGACCCCTGACAAGGTCGGGAATTCGACCGAGATCATCTCCCGGGCAAAGGGCGCATCCGCCACCGTGCTGGTCCCGAATTGACCCGCGGCGCGAGCGGGCCAAGCATCCCGGCATGAGCAGTCCAGACGGCCCCATCGTCCTCGTCACCGGAGCATCCAGCGGCATCGGCCGCGCGCTGTGCGGGCTGCTGCTGGAGCGCGGAGCCTCGGTGCTCGGGGTGACACGTCGGCCGAATGCTCTGCTGCCCGGCGTTGCTCCCATCCAGGCGGACCTGACGAAGCGTGACGAGGTGATGGAGGTCTTCAACCACCTCGGCCGCATCAATGCGCTCGTGAACTGCGCGGGCATCGCCTACCTCGCCCGCATCTCCGACGGGAATCCCGCGGACTGGGAGGAAATGTGGCGCGTGAACGTGATGGCGCTCACCCTGTGCTGCCAGCTTTCCCTCCGCCATTTCCCGAAGCAGGGCGGACGCATCGTGAATGTTTCCTCCATGAGCGGACACCGCGTGCCGCCGACCGGTGGCTTCTACGCGCCGACGAAATTCGCCGTGCGGGCCGTGACGGACGCGCTGCGGAACGAACTGAAAGCGGCAGGCTCTCCCGTGCAGGTCGCCTGTGTCTCGCCGGGCTTTGTGGACACGCCCTTGCTCGACCAGTATTTCCGCGGACGCGAGGATACCCTGCGAAAGACCCGCGACAGCATGACCATGCTCCGCCCGGAGGACGTGGCATATTCCATCCTCTCCATCCTCGAGGCACCCACCCACGTGGAGATCGGCGACATCCTGATGCGCAGCAGCGACCAGCAGGCGTAGGCCATCGGACGGACGTCAGAGGGCGGAAATCAGAGATCGGGGCGGTGGGCTTTATCCGCCGAGGTAGCTCATTTCGGCCTTTGGGTGGGGCACGAGTCCGCGCTCCTCGGAGTAACGGTCCATCCTTGCAGACCACAGTCCCCGCACCGCTGCCAGCAGGACGTCGTCCGCGGCCTCGCTGCGCAAGAGGCCGCGAATATCGTGACCGTCGGCTGCGAAGAGGCAGGTGAAAAATTTCCCGTCTGCCGACAGCCGCAGCCGCTGGCAATCCCGGCAAAACGGCCGCGTGACCGAGGAAATCACGCCGATCTCCCCTGCCCCGTCGCGATGCCGCCAGTGCGCCGCCACCTCGCCACGGTAGGCGGGATCACGCGGCGCGAGGTCGAACTCGGTGGAAAGCACTCCAATCAATTCCTCGGCGGACACCACCTCGGCCAGCTTCCAGCCATTGGTCTCGCCGACATCCATGTACTCGATGTATCGTAGATCGACCCCCTGCGACTTCGCCCAGCGGGCGAGCGGGAGCACCTCGCCTTCGTTCACCCCGCGCTGGATGACGGCATTCACCTTCACCTTCAGCCCGTAGGTTTGGGCCGCATTGATGCCCGCCAGCACGCGCTCGACCTTGGCACCGACGCCATTCATCCGGGCAAAGATTTCCGGATCGATCGCGTCGAGGCTGACCGTCACCCGGCTCAGGCCAGCCAGTGCCAGCGGCTCGGCATGATGGGCGAGCAGCACCCCATTCGTGGTGATGGCGATGTCCTTCACGCCATCGATGGAAGACAACATCGCCACCAGATCCTCGATGCCCCGGCGAAGCAGCGGCTCGCCTCCGGTGAGGCGGACCTTCTCCACACCCAGCGGCACGAGCAGGCAGGTCAGCCTGACGATCTCCTCGAAGCTCAGCAGGTCCTCCCGCGGCAGGAAGCGATAGCCGGGGCCGAAGACCTCCACCGGCATGCAGTAGCGGCAGCGGAAATTGCAACGGTCCGTCAGCGAGATCCGCAGATCCCGTATGCCGCGCCCGAACTGATCCACTGGCAAGCTCACGCTGCTACCATGGCCGCGGATGGCGGCCACGGGAAATGAAAAGGTCTCAGGCATCGAATGAACGGCATCCTTGGAACGTATGGCGGAGCGTGAAGCTCCTGTCGCCCGCCCTCCTCGCCGCCACCTGTGCAGCGGCCACGGCGGGCTATGCGGTGCTTTTCCACGATGGCGAGGCGGCGCAATACCGGCTCTGGTATTACACGCCTGCCGCGGCATTGGGCGGGGCATTCATCGCGGAGCGCCTGGCGATGCCCGGAGGCAAGCGGGCATTCGGGGTCGATCTCGTGGTCGCGCTGCTCTGCCTCGCCCGACCACTGACCGGCCAGCCTCCCGTCTCCGGGCACGCGTGGTTCGCCGTTCATGCGCTGCTGACGCTGGAGGGGAAGTTTTCGCGGGCGATCGCCGGGGCCGTGCTGGCGCTGACGCTCTATGCGAAGCTGGTGCTGTGGAACGGAGACGTGACCCTCTGGCCCGGTTTGGCCGCAGGCATAGTCAGCGGCCTCCTCTGGCGAAAGTGGCAACGGAAGAATGAATGACTCGCCGCGACTGGACACCGGCGGGTAGCTGGCGAAACTCATCGGCGTGGACCGACTCCTGACGCTCGCCGAAGCCGACGCCCTCACGGCATCGCTGCGTCCGCTCGGCACGGAAGCGGTGGATCTCGCCGCAGCGCTCAGCCGCACCTTGGCCGCCCCTCTTGTCGCCGACCGGCCCTTCCCTCCCTACCACCGGGCGATGATGGACGGCATCGCCTTCTCCGCGGGCTCCTTGCCCCCCACAGGCCCGGTCACCCTTGCGGGATTACATGCGGCCGGTGTCCCGCCACCCGCGCCGCTGGCTCCGGGCCATGCTTGGGAAATCATGACCGGTGCCATCGTTCCCGATGACTGCGACACCGTGGTGCCCTACGAGGATCTGGCAGATGGGAGGCCCGCCGGGGATTTCGAGAAAGGACAGTTCATCCACGAGGCCGGCAGCGATGCCACGACGGGAGCCGTGCTGGTGGATGGTAGTTCGCGCATCGGCCCGGTCGAGATCGCCGTCGCGGCATCGGTGGGCGTCGGGCAGATCGAGGTCTTCCGCCAGGCTCGCATCGCCATCCTCTCCACCGGCGACGAGGCAGTACCGCCCGATGTCATCCCGCGGGCGTGGGAAATCCGCCGCTCGAATGGCCCCATGCTGGAGGCCATGCTCCGCCGCCGCGGCAATTCCGTAACCTTCCACGATCACGCTCCGGATGATCCGGAGATTTGCGGAAGGCTGCTCGATGCCGCGCTCGCGGAGTGCAATGTCCTGCTGATCTGCGGAGGCATTTCGAAAGGAAAGAAGGACTTCATCCGGGGCCTGTTAGAGGAGCGTCTGGGCAAGCCTGCCTTCCATGGCGTCGAACAGCGCCCGGGCAAGCCGCTGGCATTCTGGCAAGGACCGCCGGTCGTCTTCGCGCTGCCGGGCAATCCCGTCTCGGTGCTCGCCACCTTCACCCGGCACGTCCTGCCAGCACTCGCACGACTCGAAGGCAGGGAATTCATTCCCGCCAAAGTGAGCATGAACGAAGCTCTGAAATGCCTGCCGAAATTCTCATGGCTGCTGACCGTGGCGAGCGGTCCGGATGGCACGCTGCGGGCTCTTCCTCCGTCAAATTCCGGCGACTTCATTTCGGTGGCAGGGGCCTGCGGTATCATCGAGGTTCCACCCGCCAGCTCGCAAACTGAGTTCAAATTTTTCCCATTCCCCGGTTTCCCATAATCAATTTCCCATCTCCGCCCGTGTCCCTCACCCACGTCAACGAACAGAATCAGGCCGCGATGGTGGACGTGTCGGCCAAGGAAATCACCGTCCGCATCGCCACCGCCGAGGCACGCGTCACCGTGAACGAAACGGTGGCTGCGCAATTCGACGGACGTGATTTCGTTTCGAAAAAAGGTCCCGTTTTCCAGACCGCGATCCTCGCCGGAACGATGGGGGCAAAGCAGACCTCCGCGCTGATCCCGCTCTGCCATCCGCTGCCGCTGGACTCATGCAAGTTCGAGGTGGCCTTCGAAGGACGCGAGGCCGTCATCCGCTGCACCTGCAAGACTACCGGCAAGACCGGCATCGAGATGGAAGCGCTGACCGGGGCGAGCGTCGCCGCCCTCGCCTTCTACGACATGTGCAAGGCGCTCGATCCCGCGATGGTCATTCACGGCGTGCGCCTGCTGGAAAAGACCGGAGGCAAAAGCGACTACCGGGCCGAATCCCCATGACCACCCTCATCCTCATCGGCGGCAAGAGCCAGCGCATGGGCCGCGACAAGGCGACCATCGAACGGCCCGACGGCGTCCGCCAGATCGATTGGCTGGCAAGGCTCGCCACCCTCACCGGCGGCGAGGTCTTCCTCTCGATGCGCAATGACTCCGCGCCGCCGCTCGATCTCCCGGTCGTGACCGACGAGGTCGCGGGAGGCGGCCCGCTCGCAGCGCTGGCCGCGATTCACAACTGCAAGCCGGATGGTCCGGTGCTGGTGCTCGGCTGCGATCTCTTCCTGCTCGATGAGGCGACCGTGGCGCATCTCCTCACGCACCGCGATCCCGCTCGTCACGCGACCTGCTTCGCAAACCGCATCGACGGCTGGCCGGAGCCGCTCTGTGCCATCTACGAGGTTTCTGGTATTTCGAAGGCAGCCGGAGTGTTGGCGCGGGGCGAATACTGCGCCCGCCATTTCCTCGAATCGCTCGATCCCCTCGTGCTTGAGCTCCCCCACCCGGCGGCGCTCGACAATGCGAACACGCCGCAGGAACTCGACGAGTGCTTCGCGAAGCTCCGGCACGGCGTGACGCCGAAGACAGTGCAGGTGCTCTACTTCGCCAAGCTCCGCGAGTCGCGCGGACTGGATGAGGAGAAGGTGGAAACGCTCGCCTGCACGCCCGCCGGGCTCTACGAGGAGCTTCGCTTCCGCCATCGCCTGCCCTTGGAAATCGGCAGCCTCCGCGCCGCCCGGAATGGCGACTTCTGCGAGTGGAACGACCCGATTTCCGATGGCGACGAGATCGTTTTCATCCCCCCTGTAGCCGGAGGCTGAGCCATGTTTGCCATCGTCACCGATCCCATCGACCCCGGCGCGCTGCGCGAACTCGTCCTCGATCCCGCCGCGGGAGGCTTCTGCTCCTTCGAGGGCTGGGTGCGGAATCATCACCAGGGACGCGCCGTGCATGCGCTGGAGTACGAGGCCTATCGTAGTTTGGCCGAGAAGGAAGGCACCCGCATCCTGGAGGAGGCGAAGGAGCGCTTCGGCATCCACCACGCCGTCTGCCAGCACCGGGTGGGCGCGCTGGGCATCGGGGAGCTGGCCGTGGTCGTCTGCGTCTCGTCCTCGCATCGCGACGCCGCCTTCGATGCCTGCCGCTACATCATCGACGAGGTGAAATTCCGCGTGCCGATCTGGAAGAAGGAACACTTCGCCGACGGCACCTCCGGCTGGGTCCGCTGCGACCATTGCCACGAGGCGGGCCACCGCCACGGGCATCACCATCACGGGTGATGGCATTTGTATGACAACTTCAGCAAGGAACCGCTTGCCGCGACGCTCCTTCCTGCCATCGTCAGGCCTACCAAGAACCCATGGCCTACCTCGACGAATCGTTCCTCCTCCACTCGCCGACCGCCCGCCGCTTGTTCCATGAAGTGGCGAAGGATCAGCCGATCTTCGACTACCACTGCCATCTCTCGCCAAAGGAGATCGCGACCAATCACCGCTGGAAAAACCTGGCCGACATCTGGCTGGGCGGCGATCACTACAAGTGGCGGCTGCTGCGCGCCAATGGTATCGACGAGGAATACATCACCGGGTCCGCCTCACCGCGCGAGAAATTCCAGGCATGGGCGGAGACCGTCCCCTACACGCTGCGGAATCCGATCCACCACTGGACGCATCTCGAGCTGCGCCGCTACTTCGGCATCGAGACCCTGCTGAGCCCCGCCACCGCGGACGAGATCTGGGAGCAGGCAAATGCCCGCCTCGCCGAGCCTGACTTCTGTGTCCACGGCATCCTGGACAAATTCCGCGTCTCCATGGTCGGCACCACTGACGATCCCGCGGACCCGCTCGACCATCACGAGGCCATCGCCAACAGCACCCTGAAGACGAAGGTGCTTCCCACCTTCCGCCCCGACAAGGCATTCGCGGTCGATCAGCCGAAGGCCTTCAATGCCTGGATCGAGAAGCTGGAGGAAATCACCGACTCCGGCATCCATCACGTGTCCGACCTTCTGCAGGCCCTTCAGAAGCGTCACGATGATTTCCACGCCGCCGGATGCCGCCTCTCCGACCACGGGCTGGAGCGCTGCCCCGCCCTGCCCTGCGACGACGCGGATGCCTCGATCATCTTTGACAAGGCACGCCGCGGCCTGCCGGTGACTGCGGAGGAAAAGGAGAAATTCACCTTCTTCCTCATGGTCTTCTTCGGCCAGCAGGATGCGGCGAAGGGCTGGACGAAGCAGCTCCACCTCGGACCCTTCCGGAACGTGAACCCGCGGATGTTCGAACGGCTCGGCCCGGACGCCGGATTCGACACCATCGGTGACGAGCGCCAAGGGGCCGCCCTCATCACCTATCTCGGCACGCTCGCCGAGCGCGGCAGCCTGCCACAGGTGATTCTCTACAATATCAACCCGCGGGACAATTACCTCTTCGCCGCGATGACCGGCGCCTTCCAGGACGGCAGCGTCGCGGGCAAGATCCAGTTCGGCAGCGGCTGGTGGTTCCTCGACCAGAAGGACGGCATGGAGCTCCAGCTCAATGCCCTCTCTTCCACCGGACTCCTGTCGCGCTTCGTCGGCATGCTCACCGACTCGCGGTCGTTCCTCTCCTTCCCGCGCCACGAGTATTTCCGCCGCATCCTCTGCAACCTGATCGGTTCCGAGGCCGACCGCGGCGAATTACCGGACGACTTCGATGCGCTCTCGAAGCTCATCGCCGACGTGTGCAGCGGGAATGCCAGCCGGTACTTCGGCTTCTGAGCAATCGCCTACCCCGGCAGCTTCACCTTCAGCCATCGCAGCAGGAAAGTCGCAGCGATGGCCACGCATCCCCACGTGAGTGGCCACCGGAAATCAAGTTCCAGGTCCGGCGATAGCAGTCCGATGAGCCAAAGCAGGATGGCGAGATAACCGGCGGCGGCGATGCAACCGACCACCGGAAGGATCAACTGGCGAGCCGGATGGAGGGGCTGTGAAACCAGCCATGACGAGGAGAAAGGCACATCGCTCTGCCTGAGATGCCCCTCAAGCCACGCCGTCCCGCAGAGCATGACGAGCAACACGAGAAAAGCTCCCATTCCCAGCACACCGGGCACCAAGGAAATTGGAAAAGCATCCGGTGATTTCCCCCCTTCACTCAGCATGGCCAAAGTAGCCAGCCCGGCCCCGACCATCGGTAGCAGCAACATGAACGCTAGCACCCGCAAGAATAGCAGCGTCAGCCGCAGGCCGAACGGCAGCTTTTCCACGACGATCTGGGAGTCGGAGAGTGGGTCATCCATGCAGTGGGTGCGCTTTCTTTGAAATCTTGTGAGTCCGATCTTCACGGACGATGCCCGGAAGGGTCATTGGGCACGAGTTATTTCCGCGATTGCACGCTGCGCAATGAGGCCGATTGGAGCGCCACAAAATCGGGAAATGCTGTTGCAAACCCATCTCAATTGCCGAATCCTAACCCCGATGGCGCTCGCAACGGCCCAGGACCTGGAAAGCGACAGCCTGCTCAGCCTGAGCCAGGCCAAGGTGGGCTGTGACTTCCAGATCAAGCTCCTGAAAGGCCCGGCCTGCGATCAACTCCGCAAGCTCGGCTTCTGCGAGTCCCTCCAGGTCCGCAAGCTGGCCGACGGCCGCAATCTGATCTGCTCCGTGTGTGGCACCCGTCTCGCCCTCAGCCGTGAGCTGGCCAGCCAGGTGATGGTCGCCGTCGCCTGATTTTTTCTCCGATGTCCGGTTCCCTCGAAACCGTCGCCCTCGCCGGCAACCCCAATGCCGGGAAAACCACGATCTTCAACGCCCTCACCGGCTCGAACCAACAGGTCGGCAACTATGCCGGCGTCACGGTGGAGCGGAAAAGCGGCGAATTCTTCACCCCGCACGGGAAGAAGCTGCGCCTGGTGGACCTGCCCGGCTGCTACTCGCTCGACGGGGGCAGCCCTGACCAGCAGATCGCCCGCAAGGTGCTGCTCGGTGAGTTGGAAGGCGAAGAGCGCCCCGACCTCGTCGTCTCGGTGGTGGATGGATCGGCGCTGGAGCGTCACCTGCAGCTCACGCTGGAAGTCATCGAGACCGGCCTGCCTGTCGTCGTCGCGCTGAACATGGTGGACGTCGCCGAAAGCACCGGCATCCGCATCGACGTCCAGAAGCTCTCCGAAGAACTCGGCGTGCCGGTCGTGCCGATGCAGGCGAATGCCGGCAAGGGCCTGCTGGATCTGAAACAGGCGATGCGCCACCCCTTCCCCGTCCCCGCCAAGGCGGACTGGACTCCGGAAGAACGACAGAAGCGCGTGCTGCGGATCTGCGAAACCGCTGCAAGACGCCGCGACTCCTACAGCGCGACCCTCACCGACCGGGTGGATGCGGTGCTGCTCCATCCCATTTTCGGGTGGGGATTTTTCCTCGCGATCATGTTCTGCCTCTTCTGGACGATCTTCGCGATCGCCGACATCCCGATCGGATGGATCGAGGGCGGGACGGAAGTGGTCGCCGAGTGGGTCAGCGCGAAGATGCCGGAAGGTGATCTCCGCTCGCTGATCGTGGACGGCGTGGTCAATGGCATCGGTGGCGGCGTGCTCGTCTTCCTGCCGCAGATCGTCATGCTCTTCTTCCTCATCGGGCTGCTGGAAAGCTCCGGCTACATGGCGCGCGCCGCCTACCTGATGGATGGCATTATGGCGAAGTTTCGCCTGAGCGGACGCTCGTTCCTCCCGGTGCTCAGCTCGTTTGCCTGCGCCATCCCCGGCGTCATGGCGACTCGCACCATCGACTCGCCGAAGGAGCGGCTGGCCACGATCTTCGTCGCGCCGTGGATGAGCTGTTCGGCGCGTATCCCGGTTTACCTCACTCTTGTCCCGCTGCTCTTCACGGACATGACCAGCGTCCAGAAGACGCTGATCTTCATCGGAATCTACCTCACCGGCCTGATCACCGCGCTCATCGTCGCGCGGCTGCTGCGCGGCCGCATGGGCGAGGACAAGGTGCCCAATCACTTCCTGCTGGAGCTACCTCCCTACCGCGCGCCGCAGTGGGGCTACATCTTCCGCCACGTCCTCGGTCGGGCGGGTGCCTTCCTGAAGAATGCGGGCACCATCATTCTCGCGATCTGCATCATCCTCTGGGCTCTGAGCACGTATCCGAAGACCGACTCGGAAGATCCCGCCGAAGTGCTCGCTCACAGCGCGATGGGCCGCATCAGCCACGTCGTCGAGCCGCTGGTGAAGCCGCTCGGTTTCGACGGCCGCACCGGCACCGCCATCCTCACCTCCTTTGCTGCCCGAGAGGTCTTCGTCACCTCCATGACCCAGCTCTTCCATGTCGAGGAGTCGGAGGATGAGGACGAGACGCTGACGAATCTCCAGAACACGCTCAGCGCCGCCACCTGGCCGAATGGCGACAAGATGTTCACCCTGCCCGCGCTGCTGGCATTGCTCGTCTTCTACATCTACGCCTTGCAGTGCTTGCCGACTTCAGCAGTCGTCGCGCGTGAAGCGGGATCGTGGAAATGGGCCGCCGGGCAATTCCTCTTCATGAGCGGCTTTGCCTGGGTGGCGGCCTTCATCGTCTTCCAAGTCACCAAGCTATTCCTCTGAGATGGACGACTGGCAGACATGGGCCGCCGTGGCCCTCGTGGTGATGGCCACCTTGTTCCTCGTTCGCAAGGCGACCGGCGGCGGGAAGAAAAAGAAGGGCTGCGGCAGCAATTGCGGCTGCGGGAAGTAACCTGCTCGCCCGGGAGAAACCCGCCCCTTTCAAGCGGCCTGATAGAGCAGGATGGCGCTGCTGCCATACTCGCGCCGCTCGGTCAGCACCCAGCCGGGACCTTCCGGACTGCGGGTGGAGGTGGAGCACTCCGCGATGAGGTAGCCACCGTCGGCGAGGCGTTCCAGAAGCGCAGGTTTCGCAAGCAGCTCCTTGAGGTGATCCCGGTCGAGGGAGGTCTTCGCATACGGCGGATCGGCGAAGATCAGGTCGTAGCGTCCGATGTCGCGGGAGACCCAGGCATGCACGTCGGAGCGCACCACGCGCCCGCCTTCGAGTCGCGCCTTGGCCAGGTTTTCGCGGATCACGGTCTCCGCCTGGCGATGCTCATCGACAAAGACGCACGAAGCCGCACCGCGGCTGAGCGCTTCCAATCCAAGCGCACCCGACCCCGCGAAGAGATCCAGCACCGTCGTCCCCTCGACCTGCGGGCCGAGGATGGAGAAAACCGCCTGCCGGACAAAGTCGGTCGTCGGCCTTGCCACTGCCTTCGGCACCTTGATGGCCAGCCGTCCTGCTTTTCCCGCGATGATGCGCACGGGCGCTTCATGCCAAGCCGGAAGCGCGGGGGCAATCCCTCATGTCGTTCCCATCGACGGCGGGAGCTTGCCTCCGAATGACCGCTCTGATAGCAGCCGATGATCCCAAAACCCAACCCTTCCATGAAAACCGGACTTCTATTCATCTCTGCGGCATCCAGCATTCTTCTGGCCTCATGCAGTTCCACCGTCCCGCTCACGGTGGCAAACCAGCAGGATCTGGAGAAAGCGACCTGGATCACCCTTGAGACCAAGCGGGTCGTCATGAGCAAGGACTCCGGGATGCGGACCGGGGTGATGCCGCAGCAGGAAGCGGTCGCCGCTTTCAAGGAAGCATCAAGGGTCCGGGGCGCGAAGAGCGAGAGCATCCATCAGGACAAGGCGATGGTCCGGGGCGGGCGCATGGTGTCCGGCTTCGCCAACAACCACTTCCCCCACTACGCATTCGGAGAAACCTGGATGGGCACCCAGCGGGAGGTCCAGCTCCAGACCACGAAGCACGGCATGGAGGCCGTCGTGTCCTACGACCATCAGGTCCTCGCCCATCCCTCGGGCGAGCTGTCGGAACTGCAAAAACCGCTATCCGGAAAGGAGCAGGTGGCCACCTACATCCCCGCGAAAAAGATCAAGGAAGCGGTGAGCTTCGCTGGCGGCGAGTCGAAGGCGTCCGTCCGCGTCAGGACCGCCGGCTTCAAGGGAAGTATCCCCTACGGCTCGGCCCTCGTCCTGAAAACGAGCGGCTCCAGCACGATGACCGAATACGTGATGTTCACCTTCTCCTTCGAGTAACCGGGCAATCCCCGCAGTAAACAAAAAGCGGCCCGCACAGGATGCGGGCCGCCTTGAGAAGCGGAGTGGCTGCAAGATTGATCCGCACTCGGGGTGCGGACCAATAACTTAGCGGAGGACCTTCAGCTTGCCGACGCCGTAGACGGCGTCGTTGCCCAGCTCTTCCTCGATGCGGAGGAGCTGGTTGTACTTTGCAATACGGTCCGAGCGGCTCATGGAGCCGGTCTTGATCTGGCCGCAATTCGTCGCGACGGCGATGTCGGCGATGGTGTTGTCCTCGGTCTCGCCCGAGCGGTGCGAGAGCACGGCGGTGTAGGCGTTTTCCTTGGCCATTTCCACGGCGTCAAAGGTCTCGGTGAGCGAGCCGATCTGGTTCACCTTCACGAGGATCGAGTTCGCGGTGCCGGTGGCGATACCCTTCGAGAGGAACTCGACGTTGGTGACGAAGAGGTCGTCGCCGACGAGCTGGGTGGTCGCACCGAGCTTGTCGGTGAGGATCTTCCAGCCTGCCCAGTCGTTCTCGGCGCAGCCGTCCTCGATCGAGATGATCGGGTAGTTGGCCTGCAGGCCGGCGTAGTAGGCGACGAGCTCTTCCGCGCTCTTCACCGACTTGTCGGACTTCTTGAAGACGTAGGCGTTCTGCTTGGCATCCCAGAACTCGGAGGAGGCGACGTCGAGCGCGATGGCGATGTCCTCGCCGAGCTTGTAGCCTGCCTTCTCGACAGCCAGGGCGATGACGCTGAGGGCGTCGTCCGCGGAGGCGAGGTTCGGGGCGAAGCCACCTTCGTCACCCACGGCGGTGGAGAGGCCGCGGTCGTGCAGCACCTTCTTCAGCGCGTGGAAGATCTCCGCACCGTAGCGCAGGCCTTCGCGGAAGGTCGGAGCGCCGACCGGCATGATCATGAATTCCTGGAAATCGATCGGAGCGTCGGAGTGCGCGCCGCCGTTGATGATGTTCATCATCGGCACGGGCAGGACCTTTGCGTTCGGGCCGCCGAGGTACTTGTAGAGCGGCAGGCCGGTCGCCTGGGCGGCAGCCTTTGCCACGGCCATCGAGACCGCGAGGATGGCATTGGCACCGATGGACGACTTGTTCTTGGTGCCGTCGATCGCGATCATGGCGGCGTCGATCGAGGCTTGGTCGGTGGCGATCATGCCGCAGAGTGCGGGCGCCAGCTTGCCATTGAGGTTTTCGACGGCGTTCAGGACGCCCTTGCCGAGGTAGCGGGACTTGTCGCCGTCGCGGAGTTCGCAGGCTTCGTGCTCGCCGGTCGAG
Above is a window of Luteolibacter flavescens DNA encoding:
- a CDS encoding SDR family oxidoreductase, whose protein sequence is MSSPDGPIVLVTGASSGIGRALCGLLLERGASVLGVTRRPNALLPGVAPIQADLTKRDEVMEVFNHLGRINALVNCAGIAYLARISDGNPADWEEMWRVNVMALTLCCQLSLRHFPKQGGRIVNVSSMSGHRVPPTGGFYAPTKFAVRAVTDALRNELKAAGSPVQVACVSPGFVDTPLLDQYFRGREDTLRKTRDSMTMLRPEDVAYSILSILEAPTHVEIGDILMRSSDQQA
- a CDS encoding molybdenum cofactor biosynthesis protein MoaE; protein product: MFAIVTDPIDPGALRELVLDPAAGGFCSFEGWVRNHHQGRAVHALEYEAYRSLAEKEGTRILEEAKERFGIHHAVCQHRVGALGIGELAVVVCVSSSHRDAAFDACRYIIDEVKFRVPIWKKEHFADGTSGWVRCDHCHEAGHRHGHHHHG
- the moaA gene encoding GTP 3',8-cyclase MoaA, which gives rise to MPETFSFPVAAIRGHGSSVSLPVDQFGRGIRDLRISLTDRCNFRCRYCMPVEVFGPGYRFLPREDLLSFEEIVRLTCLLVPLGVEKVRLTGGEPLLRRGIEDLVAMLSSIDGVKDIAITTNGVLLAHHAEPLALAGLSRVTVSLDAIDPEIFARMNGVGAKVERVLAGINAAQTYGLKVKVNAVIQRGVNEGEVLPLARWAKSQGVDLRYIEYMDVGETNGWKLAEVVSAEELIGVLSTEFDLAPRDPAYRGEVAAHWRHRDGAGEIGVISSVTRPFCRDCQRLRLSADGKFFTCLFAADGHDIRGLLRSEAADDVLLAAVRGLWSARMDRYSEERGLVPHPKAEMSYLGG
- the moaC gene encoding cyclic pyranopterin monophosphate synthase MoaC; translated protein: MSLTHVNEQNQAAMVDVSAKEITVRIATAEARVTVNETVAAQFDGRDFVSKKGPVFQTAILAGTMGAKQTSALIPLCHPLPLDSCKFEVAFEGREAVIRCTCKTTGKTGIEMEALTGASVAALAFYDMCKALDPAMVIHGVRLLEKTGGKSDYRAESP
- the uxaC gene encoding glucuronate isomerase; translation: MAYLDESFLLHSPTARRLFHEVAKDQPIFDYHCHLSPKEIATNHRWKNLADIWLGGDHYKWRLLRANGIDEEYITGSASPREKFQAWAETVPYTLRNPIHHWTHLELRRYFGIETLLSPATADEIWEQANARLAEPDFCVHGILDKFRVSMVGTTDDPADPLDHHEAIANSTLKTKVLPTFRPDKAFAVDQPKAFNAWIEKLEEITDSGIHHVSDLLQALQKRHDDFHAAGCRLSDHGLERCPALPCDDADASIIFDKARRGLPVTAEEKEKFTFFLMVFFGQQDAAKGWTKQLHLGPFRNVNPRMFERLGPDAGFDTIGDERQGAALITYLGTLAERGSLPQVILYNINPRDNYLFAAMTGAFQDGSVAGKIQFGSGWWFLDQKDGMELQLNALSSTGLLSRFVGMLTDSRSFLSFPRHEYFRRILCNLIGSEADRGELPDDFDALSKLIADVCSGNASRYFGF
- a CDS encoding NTP transferase domain-containing protein, producing the protein MTTLILIGGKSQRMGRDKATIERPDGVRQIDWLARLATLTGGEVFLSMRNDSAPPLDLPVVTDEVAGGGPLAALAAIHNCKPDGPVLVLGCDLFLLDEATVAHLLTHRDPARHATCFANRIDGWPEPLCAIYEVSGISKAAGVLARGEYCARHFLESLDPLVLELPHPAALDNANTPQELDECFAKLRHGVTPKTVQVLYFAKLRESRGLDEEKVETLACTPAGLYEELRFRHRLPLEIGSLRAARNGDFCEWNDPISDGDEIVFIPPVAGG
- a CDS encoding ferrous iron transport protein A, producing the protein MALATAQDLESDSLLSLSQAKVGCDFQIKLLKGPACDQLRKLGFCESLQVRKLADGRNLICSVCGTRLALSRELASQVMVAVA
- a CDS encoding molybdopterin molybdotransferase MoeA — encoded protein: MDRLLTLAEADALTASLRPLGTEAVDLAAALSRTLAAPLVADRPFPPYHRAMMDGIAFSAGSLPPTGPVTLAGLHAAGVPPPAPLAPGHAWEIMTGAIVPDDCDTVVPYEDLADGRPAGDFEKGQFIHEAGSDATTGAVLVDGSSRIGPVEIAVAASVGVGQIEVFRQARIAILSTGDEAVPPDVIPRAWEIRRSNGPMLEAMLRRRGNSVTFHDHAPDDPEICGRLLDAALAECNVLLICGGISKGKKDFIRGLLEERLGKPAFHGVEQRPGKPLAFWQGPPVVFALPGNPVSVLATFTRHVLPALARLEGREFIPAKVSMNEALKCLPKFSWLLTVASGPDGTLRALPPSNSGDFISVAGACGIIEVPPASSQTEFKFFPFPGFP